The following proteins are encoded in a genomic region of Neurospora crassa OR74A linkage group VI, whole genome shotgun sequence:
- a CDS encoding C2H2 finger domain-containing protein, producing the protein MATISASRTVPMAADVSRMDQGTTHPFTCNTCQVAFRNIDLQKGHMRSDWHRYNLKRRVASLPPISSEVFTEKVLQSRAEVTAQTDKASFEMTCEACSKTYYSENSYKNHISSKNHKMRAAALASRGPAAIGRTKADDEVSSVMSSTFSLGEPASEAKSEVDSDAEEEFNEVVEGIKQAKIEETASPVDRPANPHLSAADQHKEDHPVEDAAASEEPETSGTATPTQPEADATVLKQCLFCNYESPTPALNATHMERIHGMFIPEKQYLVDLEGLLGSLRRRVFELNECLMCGKMRSNTFAVQTHMRDKGHCQIPYTTEEEQLEIGEFYDFRSTYSDGDDWDTEDEEEEEEGTGGAKLGGKREAKVEVVEGEEGDGEGGDEEGWETDSSASSLDSDDLHAVPGEGHYHQYERLASHRHHSRDDPRPHRQADGFHAHSRKGVNAVYYDEYELHLPSGRSVGHRSLNRYFRQNLHNYPTPEERQQQLLLEAAGGEDGEDAEMQYDSDGEPRFRRNMEVQLRDRKAHGRHVITRETRGLIGANGIRDVESKEVRKVVEKGRQREVDSYKRAEVVGMKKHFKERHRNPVSYLR; encoded by the exons atGGCTACTATTTCCGCCAGCAGGACGGTCCCCATGGCCGCCGATGTCTCGAGGATGGACCAGGGAACCACTCATCCGTTTACGTGCAACACTTGTCAAGTCGCATTCCGCAACATCGACTTGCAAAAGGGTCACATGCGCAGTGACTGGCA TCGTTATAACCTCAAGCGCCGCGTCGCATCCCTCCCGCCCATTTCCTCCGAGGTCTTCACCGAAAAGGTTCTCCAGTCCCGCGCCGAGGTTACCGCGCAAACAGACAAGGCCAGCTTCGAGATGACCTGCGAAGCTTGCTCCAAGACCTACTACAGCGAGAACTCGTACAAGAACCACATCAGCAGCAAGAACCACAAGATGAGGGCCGCTGCTTTGGCCTCGAGGGGCCCTGCCGCCATTGGGCGCACAAAGGCCGACGACGAGGTTAGCTCGGTTATGAGCTCGACTTTCTCTCTGGGCGAGCCCGCTTCAGAGGCCAAGTCCGAGGTCGATTCTGATGCCGAGGAGGAGTTCAACGAGGTTGTCGAGGGTATCAAGCAGGCCAAGATCGAGGAGACTGCCTCGCCCGTTGACCGTCCCGCCAACCCCCATCTCTCTGCCGCCGACCAGCATAAGGAGGACCACCCCGTGGAAGACGCTGCTGCTAGCGAAGAGCCCGAGACTTCCGGAACCGCCACCCCTACCCAGCCCGAAGCTGATGCCACCGTCCTCAAGCAGTGCTTGTTCTGCAACTACGAGTCCCCCACTCCCGCTCTCAACGCCACCCACATGGAGAGGATACACGGCATGTTTATCCCCGAGAAGCAGTACCTCGTTGATTTGGAGGGTCTTCTCGGTTCGCTCAGGAGACGTGTGTTTGAGCTGAACGAGTGTCTGATGTGCGGCAAGATGCGTTCCAACACTTTTGCCGTGCAAACGCACATGCGTGACAAGGGCCATTGCCAGATTCCTTACAccaccgaggaggagcagcttGAGATTGGTGAATTCTATGACTTCCGCAGCACGTACTCAGACGGCGACGATTGGGATaccgaggatgaggaagaggaagaggaaggaactgGCGGCGCCAAGCTGGGCGGCAAGCGCGAAGCCAAGGTCGAGGTTGtcgaaggcgaagaaggcgacGGTGAAGGCGGCGACGAAGAGGGCTGGGAGACCGACAGTTCGGCCTCGTCTCTCGACTCGGACGACCTCCACGCCGTGCCCGGTGAGGGCCACTATCACCAGTACGAGCGTCTGGCCAGCCACCGTCACCACTCGCGCGACGACCCGCGTCCCCACCGCCAGGCGGACGGCTTCCATGCTCACAGCAGGAAGGGCGTCAACGCCGTCTACTACGACGAATACGAGCTTCACCTGCCATCCGGCCGCTCCGTCGGCCACCGCTCGCTCAACCGCTACTTCCGCCAGAACCTGCACAACTATCCCACGCCCGAGgagcgccagcagcagctccTTCTCGAAGCTGCCGGTGGTGAAGATGGCGAAGATGCAGAGATGCAGTACGACAGCGACGGCGAGCCGAGATTCAGGAGAAACATGGAGGTTCAGCTCAGAGACCGCAAGGCGCACGGCAGGCACGTCATCACGCGTGAGACAAGAGGTCTTATCGGCGCCAACGGTATCAGAGATGTGGAGAGCAAAGAGGTGCggaaggtggtggagaaggGTCGCCAGAGGGAGGTGGACTCGTATAAGCGCGCTGAGGTGGTGGGCATGAAGAAGCACTTCAAGGAGAGACACAGGAATCCTGTTTCTTACCTCAGGTGA